A region of the Microscilla marina ATCC 23134 genome:
AGCAAATACTTTGATTTTCTTTCCCATAACCTTATACTTTGTTGATGCTGAGGTTAAACTTATAGCTGCTTTGTCCCAAATAATGACGCACGCTTATGATTTCGGCAAACACTCCTGCCGCTGTTACATCGGCTCCTGCGCCTGGTCCTCTAATGACCAAAGGTTGACTTTGATAACGTTGCGAAGTAAAAGCAATCATGTTATCGCTGCCTCGTAAAGTATAAAAAGGGTGGGTACTATCTACTGCCTCCAGTTTTACTTTGGCTTCACCGTTTTCAAGCACCGCTACCAGGCGTAGTTTTTTGTCTTCCTTGGCTGCTTGTTCCACCCTTTCCTGAAAAACTCCATTCGCTTGCTCCAGCGCATCAAAAAACTGTTCTACCGAAGCTGCATCCAAACAACTTTGCGGCAAAATATTTTCTACTTGTACCTGGTCTGGCTCAAGTGCCCAACCTACTTCGCGGGCAAGAATCAAAATCTTACGTGCCACATCTTGTCCGTTGAGATCATCACGAGGGTCAGGTTCAGTCAACCCCTTATTTTTAGCGTCTTTTACTATTTCACTAAATGGGGTACTTCCGTCAAAGTTGTTGAAGATATAAGAAAGTGTACCCGATAATACCCCTTCTATTTTATGTATTTTGTCTCCACTGTTTTGTAGGTCATTCAGGGTATTGATTACCGGAAGCCCAGCCCCTACATTGGTTTCGTACAAAAACTTGACCCCATGCAACAAAGCTGCTTGCTTTAGCCTTTGGTAAGTAAGGTAGTCGGCTGAGTTGGCAAGCTTGTTAGGCGTAGCGATTGAGATACTGGATTTGAGAATGTCTTCGTAGTAGTCAATGGCGATATGGGCTGCAGTACAATCTACAAAAATGCTGTTGGGCAGGTTGAGCGCTTTCATTTTATTGATATAAGCTTGTGTATCAGATGTTTCGCCAGTGGCCAACAGCTCATCTTTGCTCAGAGAAATATCCAGCCCATTTTCATCAAAGCGCATTTTTTTAGAGTTGGCAAGGGCTACCAGGTTAATATTGATGCCTTGTTCTTGCAACAAATACTCTTTTTGTTGGTGTAATTGGTGCAGCAATGTATTGCCGATCAAACCAGCCCCTAACATAAATATATGAATGGTTTTGGTGTTCGACAAAAAGAAAGCCTCATGCAAAGCATTGAGGGCTTTCGCCAAATCTTTGGTGGCAATGACCGTAGATACGTTTAGTTCAGACGAACCCTGCGCTATAGCCACCACATTGATACCATTGTTGCCCAATGCAGTAAACAAGTTGCCCGAAATACCCGGCATACGGCGCATGTGCTCGCCTATAATTGCCACCACTGACAAGTCTTGCTCGATAGAAACTTTATTGACCTTTTTGGCTTGAATTTCAAGTGAAAAAGCTTCCTCTATCACCTCTTTAGCTTCTTTAGCGTCTTCAGGAGCTACTGCAAAGCAAATAGAATGCTCAGATGAAGCCTGACTAATCAATACTATATTGATCTGATGCTGGGCCAACGCTCCAAAGATACGCGACGATACTCCAGGTACCCCTACCATACCACTGCCACTTACTCGCAATAAAGCAATGTGTGCTATAGACGATATTCCTTTGACTGGAAACTGTCCTTGTGCACTTGCCTGACCAATGAGTGTGCCAGCAAAATCGGGGTTAAAAGTATTCTTTATTCTTAATGGAATATTTTGAGAAATGGCAGGTTGCAGGGTAGGAGGGTAAATGATTTTTGCCCCAAAGTGAGATAATTCCATGGCCTCTTCGTAAGACAAGTGTTCTAGCGAAAAAGCCCGTTTCACTACGCGTGGGTCAGCAGTCATCATGCCGTCTACATCTGTCCATATTTCTATCTCTTTAGCATACAATGCAGCCCCTAAGATAGCCGCCGTATAGTCAGAGCCACCTCGCCCAAGGGTAGTAGTATCGCCCTGAGCAGTAGCTGCTATAAATCCAGTCACTACTGCCACCCCGTTGAGGGCATCAAAGTAGTGACGTATTTTTTGGTTGGTTGCTTCGGTGTTTACCCTTGCCTTGTTGTATTGGTCGTTGGTTTCTATGAGTTGTCGGGCATCTACCTGCACCGCTTGAATGCCCTCTATTTTGAGGTACTCGCTCACAATCAAGGACGAAAGACGTTCGCCAAAACTTAGCAGCATGTCCAAGGTGCGGGGCGAACATTCGCGAAGCAATGAAATTCCTTGTAACAGCTCACCTATTTCGTTGAACAGCACCTTTACGCCTGACAAAAGTTTGCTTTGCACTGCCACAGGAATAAGCGTTCGGATGGTATCGTAGTGATGGTTTTCAGTGTTTGTTAAAATCGTTTGGTAGGTGGTGTCGTTCAAACGGGCTTTTTGCCCCATTTCTACCAAGGCATTCGTCGTTCCTTTGAGGGCGGAAACAACTACTGCGATTTTTTGTCCGCCTTCTTGGTATTGGCGTACAATGTCTTTTACACTTTTGATACTCTCAGGTGAACCCACCGAAGTACCTCCGAATTTTAAAACTTTCATTGCATTTTAGTGATTTTCAAATAGCGATGCTTCCACATAGCCTGTGTGAAACACCATTGTATTTTATTGATAATTGATAATTGAATTACTTTTTTGAAAGAGGCTAAAAATGATAAAAAAAATATAGAGCGCAAAAGAGTTGCACAAAAGAAAGGTAGGTATGGCAATAATCTGGTAAGGTTTAGCCGTAGAGTATAACTTTATCCTTATTGTGTTATATGATAAGGGTTTTGTTGCCAAACAAAGCGCAACATTTGCTCATTAGGAGTGAATGAATGGAAGGTTAATATTGTATTAGTAATGCTTAATAAAGCCAAATAAAGTTTGGTGAGGGTGTCGTTTTATGAATCAATTATATAAGGATTCAAAGTATTTGGCTTTTTGCCCATAAAACCGGTGAATTTCGTTACATAATATTTGCTCAAACTCTTCAGTATTGTCAAGGGTAGGAGGGCATAAAAGCTGACCAAATATGTGGCAAAGCTCGATTCTATCTCGTTCCCAAGGTGCGGCTGAAGGTGATTGAACTTCTTCCATGCATTGATATATTTCTTGTTGAAGATCAGCCAGCAATGTTTGAAAATCTTGTGTTTTTTGTTTCTTCTTTTTCTGGAAAAACCAAAGCTTGCCAGCCGATAATTTTTCCAACTGTTGATTTAATTCTTCGTAACGTTTTTCTTTGGCAATAATGGACTTCTCTATAGCTATAGTTCTGTCTAAGCCATATAAAGCATTTTGAGCAAGGTGGCAAATATGAGCGAGCGTGTAAGGCTGTGGCAAAAACACTCGCATATAATCAGCTTCTTGTTGTACGATTGCTTGCATTTTGTCTTCGTCAAAGTCATTACCTTCAGCATCTTGCAATACTTTAAGGGCAAAAGCTATTTCGGTATGATAGTTCATGATTGAATGTACGCAGGTGCTGATGCTAGGTTTTGGCTTTCTTCTGCATAAGCCTAATTTGTAGGTGAGTTAAAACGACTTGGGTTATTTGTTTTTTTGATTGTAAAATCGATGAATTTCGCTGTATAACATGCCTTCAAACGCTTTTGTGTTTACTAGGTTAGGGGGTGATAGGACTACCTCTTGCTTAGGTCTTAATGAAGGGTGACCGGGGAGGTTGTTTTTAGGGTTGAATTGTCTACAACGGCACACGTAGGGCCACTTCAACTCAAACAATGACTTCTTGCTCAGGTCTTACCGCAGGGTGACCTGAGCATTGCTGACCTCAGACTTTGAAAAACAACTTGTGTATGGGTTTTAGGGTAGGGTATTGGTCTGGCTAAAGCCTTAATGCCAATATGTGGAGGCTGTTTTTAGGGTTGAATTGTCTACAACGGCACACGTAGGGACAACTCAAACAATGACTTCTTGCTCAGGTCTTACCGCAGGGTGACCTGAGCATTGCTGACCTCAGACTTTGAAAAACAACTTGTGTATGGGTTTTAGGTGCTGATGCTAGGTTTTGGCTTTCTTCTGCATAAGCCTAATTTGTAGGTGAATTAAAACGACTTGGGTTATTTGTTTTTTTGATTGTAAAATCGATGAATTTCGCTGTATAACATGCCTTCAAACGCTTTTGTGTTTACTAGGTTAGGGGGTGATAGGACTACCTCTTGTTCAGGTCTTACCGCAGGGTGACCTGAGCATTGCTGACCTCAGACTTTGAAAAACAACTTGTGTATGGGTTTTAGGGTAGGGTATTGGTCTGGCTAAAGCCTTAATGCCAATATGTGGAGGCTGTTTTTAGGGTTGAATTGTCTACAACGGCACACGTAGGGACAACTCAAACAATGACTTCTTGCTCAGGTCTTACCGCAGGGTGACCTGAGCATTGCTGACCTCAGACTTTGAAAAACAACTTGTGTACGGGTTTTAGGGTAGGGTATTGGTCTGGCTAAAGCCTTAATGCCAATATGTGGAAGTTGCTTTTTATCTACAACGGTACAGGTAGGGAGTCATTTCAACTCAAACAATTACCTCTCGCGAAGGCCTTACCGTAGGGCGATCTGAGCATTACTGACCTCAGACTTTGAAAAACAACTTGTGTACGGGTTTTAGGGTAGGGTATTGGTCTGGCTAAAGCCTTAATGCCAATATGTGGAGGCTGTTTTTAGGGTTGAATTGTCTACAACGGCACACGTAGGGCCACTTCAACTCAAACAATTACCTCTCGCGAAGGTCTTACCGCATGGCGACCTGAGCACTGCTCACCCAAGACTTTGAAAAACAACTTGTGTATGGGTTTTAGGGTAGGGTATTGGTCTGGCTAAAGCCTTAATGCCAATATGTGGAGGCTGTTTTTAGGGTTGAATTGTCTACAATGGCACACGTAGGGCCACTTCAACTCAAACAATGACTTCTTGCTCAGGTCTTACCGCAGGGTGACCTGAGCACTGCTGACCTCAGACTTTGAAAAACAACTTGTGTATGGGTTTTAGGGTAGGGTATTGGTCTGGCTAAAGCCTTAATGCCAATATGTGGAGGCTGTTTTTAGGGTTGAATTGTCTACAACGGCACACGTAGGGCCACTTCAACTCAAACAATTACCTCTTGCTCAAGTCTTACCACAGGGTGACCTGAGCACTGCTGACCTTAGACTTTGAAAAACAACTTGTGTATGATTTAGGGTTGAATTGTCTACAATGGCACAATGAGGTGCGTCAGCCGCTGTTTTTAACTGCTTTGCGAACCATCAAACCATCAAGCAATCACCCCATTTTTAAGTAGCTTCACCATTGATGAAAATATTGCCCATTTAAATAGCAGAATCCTTTTATGAATGGTATATTTTAGCATTTTTGCATTGCTTTTATTAGCATAAGTTTGTAATTTTAACAAACCAATTGACTAACTAATGCTTGTTCAGGAATCAGAAAAAATACTTAAGGACTATTTTGGGTATTCCCGATTTCGCCCTTTGCAAAAAGAAATTATCAGTGCTATTCTGGAAGGTAAAGATGTATTTGCCCTGATGCCTACTGGAGGAGGGAAGTCACTTTGTTATCAAGTACCTGCACTGATGTTCAACGGGCTTTGTGTAGTAGTGTCCCCCTTGATTGCCTTAATGAAAAACCAAGTGGCAGCCCTTGCCCAATACAATATTCCGGCGGCTTACCTCAACAGTACCCAGAGTAACGAAGCACAAGAGTTGATTGAGAACAAGTGTTTTAATAAAGAAATCAAGTTACTTTATGTTTCCCCCGAAAAGCTCACCTCAGAGACTTTTCTCAATTTTCTTAAAATTATTCAGGTCAGTATGTTTGCCATTGACGAAGCGCATTGCATTTCTGCCTGGGGGCACGACTTTCGCCCAGAATATAGTAAACTAAGTAAAATCAAAGAGTTTTTTCCTACCAAGCCCATGGTGGCACTTACCGCCACCGCCGATACCATTACCCGGCAAGACATTATAAATCAATTGCAACTGACCGATTATGAGCTGTTTACGGCATCATTTGACCGTCCTAATATTCGGATGAATGTGACTACTGGTTTTCACAGAATAGAGCGCATCATTCGATTTTTGAACAGCCGCCCCAACCAAACAGGGTTGATTTATTGCCTTACCCGGCAAGAAACTGAAGAGATGAGTAAAAAGTTGCAGGAAGCAGGCTTTGCTGCGCGTTGTTACCACGCTGGGCTTAATAGCAAAGAGCGGAGTCAGGTACAACACGGTTTTCTCAATGATGAGGTACACATTGTATGTGCTACGGTGGCTTTTGGCATGGGCATTCATAAAAACAATGTACGTTTTGTTATTCATTACAATATGCCACGCAACCTGGAGAGCTATTATCAAGAGATTGGGCGTGCCGGGCGAGATCAGGAGATAAGCGATGTGATTCTGTTTTACTCTTTCAAAGACGTGATTCACTGGCGTACCTTAATTGCTGAAAGCAAAACCAACCACGAACTGGATAACAATCAGCTAAAAATGGCAAAGCTTGCCCGTATGCAGCAATATGCCGAGGCAAGCATTTGCCGACGTAGAATTTTATTGAATTACTTTGGGGAAGCGGTTCATGAAGATTGTGGCAATTGCGATGTATGTCGCAAGCCTCGCAGCAGGTTTGACGCCACATTATTAGCAAAAAAAGCGTTGTCAGCATGTATCAGACTCAAAGAAGCCGTGCAAATGCCTACTTTGATTGATGTGTTGCGAGGCAATAAAACTGCCTTGATTGCCGAACAGGGCTACGATGAAATAAAAACCTTTGGCTCGGCGGCAAATGTCAGTTATCCCGAATGGAAAGATTATTTACAACAAATGATTAACCTGGGTATTTTTGACATAGCCTATGATGACAATTTTGTGTTGAAACGGGGAGCTTTGAGTGCTAAGGTGTTGTATGAAGACTACATAGTGGAGCTGGCGCTACCTGAGTTTGATTTTAGCCGCAAAGGTGACCAACCCCGCAGCAAGCCTGAGATGTTGTACGAAGAGTTGTTTGAAAAACTACGCATTTTAAGGCAAGAAGTAGCTACTGCCCACGATATACCTGCCAAAGAGGTGTTCAATGATTATACATTGAGCGAACTTGCCAAAGGGCGCCCCACGACACTTGTCAATATGGAAATGATTTCGGGGGTAACCCCTCCAAAAGCGGAGCAGTTTGGCAGAGATTTTCTGAAGCTCATTCGTGAGTTTTTGATAGAACAGTACCATAATGGCGAAAAGGTAGAAGGGGCGTTGTATTTGATTACTTACAAGTTTTATGAGCAAGACCTAAACCCTGAAGACATTGCTAAAGAGCAAAATTTACCTCTGACAGATATTTATGAGCATTTGGTGCAATTGTATGAGCTGGGGCACGAGGTAGAATTATTGAAGTTTATCAGTAGGCAAGAACTTGACCAAATTTTGTCTACAGTAAGGCTCAAGGGGAGCGAGGTAAAACCAGAAGAGATTATCGCCCATTTTGAGGGTGAGTACGACCCCTTCAAACTTAAAATAGCCTGGGCAGTTTACCAAAAAATGCAGGAAGGAGAGTAAGACTAAGTTTTAGGCGAAGATTTCCATCTGTCATAACGTTCAGTGATTCGCTCAGCTATTTTGTGGTAGTTTTCCCAGGTATCTTCTACGTGATAAAAAGAGGGCAGGCTCGAAGCCAATAGCTCTTCATAGTCTTTTTTGTATTCTCCTGACTGGTAGTAGCTTTTCGAAAACTCATTCCCTTCGTTATTAAACAAATCTTCACCCAAATAACCATCCCACATAGCGCTTAGTATAGAGGCAGTAATTTCGCGTTCTTTGAAACGAATGATTTGGTGCCCTGCTTCGTCTTCAAACAACTCGCTGTACATGTTGTGTTCCAATATCCAGCCCAAAAACATGCCGATATGAACATAAGCTTGCTCTATAGGTAAAATGTTGGGAAACTTACCCATAAAATGATGCTTGGCACGATCGTAAATTAATTCTTCTGATTCTTTATTTACTGCCATTGTATTTGTGATGGTTTATATCTTTATGAAGTTAGCAAGATAATTTTTAGTTTTCAAATATCCTATTGCAAATATGGGGTGAGTTATTGCTTATCCCCTCCACAAATATGGAAACAGGATAAAAGACACCGTAGCTACAATCATGTTGATGGCTATGAGGGTAAGTATTTCGTCAAAGCTGGCGCTTCTTGCCAAGCCATCCATCGCATTTTTAGAAGTTTTGATCAACATCAACAACATGGGCAGTATCACCGGAAAGCTCAAGATGGCCATCAAAGTTGCATTGTTATTGGCTTTGGCAGCAATACTGGATACCATGGTAAGTGTAGACGAAAACCCTATGCCTCCTAATAGCATATTAAAAATAAATAACCCAGTGTCTTGCACAGGGTTACCCAATACCAAGGCATAGGTAGCAAAGCCAATGAGGGCAATGACCAACATCAACAAACTATTATAAATGATTTTGGATAAAATAATGCCTTGTGGACTTACCAGAGTATAATAATAAAGGAGCCTGCCTTGACGTTCTTGCATAAAACTTTTGGCTACCGCATTAATAGCTGTAAACAAAAGAATGATCCAAAAGAGGGTGTTCCAGGTAGGAGGGGAGAGTACAGCTTGCTTGAGGTTAAAGCTCAAGTAGGTAATCATGACTGTACTTACAATATATAACAATAAGCCATTAAGGGCGTAGCGTTCCCGCCATTCTAACAAGGCTTCCTTTTTGACAAGTATTTGTATTTCTCTAAGTAGCATCTATTAATTGTCGAGTGCTGATAATCAATGAGTTGTTTTTGTACACAAGCAATCAGCCAAAAACAAGTGTAAACTTATGACATGTTAGCAGAAGTGGCAAACAGATACAGGGGTTATTTTTTTGTTTGGCGTTCTGTAAGTTCAAATTTCAGCTCCAGGGCATTTTGCAGGCAACTGTTTACCCAGTAATTGGACGATTGAGACAATTCATCGGTTGCAATGATGGTATAGTTGGGTTGAGCTAGTGGAGGAAGGACTACTTTTTGGGTGTGCCCTTGGGCTTTTAACTTTTTTATATATGCCATCCGCTGGTCATAGCTTTTGGCATATTGGGCTACCTGTGGCACATCGTCTTTTATTTTTTTTAGCCCAATCACACAAAGGTAAAAAAAACTACTGCAGGCGAGTACAAAGGCCAGTTTTTTAGAGAACATAGTCTGGTACCCTATCAAAAAACCAAAACTTACTACATAACACACTATATACAGGCTGAGATGAGTAAGTGATCTAAGGGGGCCTATGCTACCTATGGCATATATGGTGGGCAAGGTGGCAACCCAAATAATGATCAGCAGTAAAGGTAAGCCCAACAGAAACCAGCCTGTTACTTTGGCATCGTTTTGAGTATGGGGCGTCCGAAACAAAGTGCCAACATAGACCATAGGAAGAAGCAGAATAAGAAAGTACTTAAGTTTGTCTTGAATAAGTGCCGATAATACCTGAATAGCCCCTAGAGAACGACGGAAAGCCTCAGCAATGCTAATTTCTGGAAACATGGCTTTGCGTGCATATACGCCTGGTGCCAGCAAGGTAACAGTAATACCTGTGAGGCAGATCACGAGCACAAAGCATACTTTTTTGACCAGTTGTTTTTTGTTTACTTGCCAGGGGTGCTCAAACAATAGAAAAAGCATGAGCAAGCCTAGCAGGATCAATAAAGTAAATGCCAGGTTGATAGAGCCATTGCCAATAAATAAAGCACTTAGACCCGTAAAAAAGTAACTGAGTACTTTAGGTTTAGGAGGGCTTAAAAGAAAAGTTATGATTTGTAAAAAGCAGGTCAAAGTAAAGCAATAACCTACCGAAGCGGTTACCCAAAAGTAAGTACTGGGATTAAAGAAACTATTGAACAGTACCCAAAAAATAAAAATAGAAAGTTGAAGGTTGAACCAAGGCTGCTTTTGTAAGTTGAGCGTTTGCTGTATGGTGTTGATCAAGCGGTAAAACACCCAAATAAACAATGTGGTAAGTAGTATGATGTATACCCATAAAGAATGGATGTATTTGGAGGCATTGATAAAAAACACCGTGATAGGCTTGAGGGCTACACTGATCGTCCATTGGTTATACCATATTTTTACTGCGGTGAAAAAACCATGGCGTTGGTACATGTACAGCTCGCAGTAGTCATCCAGTGCAAGTCTGTTATAGTAGGCAACCAAAAAAATGTAACTTAACCCAATCAGGTTGCTGCCAAAAAGCAATAGATGCATCCAGTAGTGGGCATTTTTTTTCTGCTTTGGGCTCAGGTGTTGGGGCAAATGGGGGAGTTTCACAAAGGGTGGATTTTTTAATAAAAAATAGACTTGTTGGTTACATAAAGTGTAGGCTTAGTGCTTGTTTAAAGCGCGAATACCATCAAAATTCTCAAACTGTTTGTATACAAAACCGTAAAATTAATAAGTTATAGTTCAACTATCAATTACTTCGTGTCGTACTGTTCAAAGTATTTATATTTAAACAAAAAAATATTTTGTTACCCTGCTATTCTATTAAATATTATTCTCAAAGGTTTGTTTTTATGATTCATTCTCAAAAGCTTTATAGTTTATTCATCTGTTTGACGCTTCTTATCCATTCTCAACTCACATTAGCTCAGGGTTTTAATATTCCTGACAATTCCTGTCCCAACACTGACATTACCTTTACCTCGCCCAACCCTGGCGCAAACCGTCATTTTTGGGACTTTTGCCCAGGCGATTTAGTGGAGGCATCGGGCAGCGGTAATATTATTGCTACTGGCCTTAATGGAGTGACCCGCCCGCTTGACATTGCTACAGTCTTTGACGGTACCAACTGGTACTCTTTTATGCCTGACTTTAGAAACGCAGGCGTTGCCAGGGCTTTCTATGGCAACTCGCTCGACAACACTCCTGTCATTACCAACCTCGCTGGCTTTACTGGTTCGCTGAACCAGTCCTGTGGCATAGACATTATCAATGACAATGGCACCTGGTATGGGCTGATTGTAAATTTTGGTAACAACACCTTGACTAAGCTAAACTTTGGCAGTGATTTAGGCAATAACACTCCCGTGGCAACCGTCATCAATTCTGCTGATTTGGATTTCCCCACCCATTTGTCTTTGGTAAAAGATGGGAGCAAGTTTGTGGCTGTAGCCGCCAACTGGAAAAAAAACCTGGTGATATTTGATTTTGGCAACTCTATGGCAAACGCTCCTACCACCTCGGCTACCGCCAACTTATTAAAGACAGGAGCAGGCGACCATGGGGTGTGGGGGTTTGATCTTATCAAAGGAGACGACAATCAATGGTATGGAATTGGGGCAACCACTGGCCCTACCTTTGTTGGCCCGATAAATATCAATTATATAAGTTTTGGTGCTACCATCAACAATACACCCACTATTAAGTTGTTGGATAGCGAAATCGAAGGATGGAGTGACGTTGCCGCAGCAAATGAGGTAGGAGCAGGGTTTGACGTAGAAATAGTGCGGGAAGGCAATCGTTATTATGCCTTGATTCTCACCAACAAGTATGTAGTGTTGAAACTGGACTTGGGCGAAAAAATATCTGATCCAAAAGCTTCAATAACAAACCTGGGAGGGTTTAATGTTTTGGCAAGAACCAATACCCGCGAAACATTTGGTTTTAGTGTAAACAAAGATAAGTCTGACTGGTTCTTGTATGTAGCCAACCAAAGTAGTAATTTAGGCATCGAACCCTTTTTTATAAAAATTAAACTTGATAACCCCACCAATTGTAATAACTCTGTTGAGCAGTCTGTTACCAGCATTAACCCAAGTAACCGTTATATTTTGTCAAGTAAATATTATACAGAGCTAGAGGTGTTCGACGCCAACATGCAATCATTGGGTTATTATATAGATAGTACCAATATAGATGCGAGCGTTATACCACAATTTACTCCAACTAACCTTTGTATAAGTGAAACTACCGTGTTTCAAAACCAAAGTATTGGGTCTGACAGTGATGTCAATAGTTGGGACTGGGATTTTGGAGATGGAACAGTTTCTACCCTCAAAAACCCTTCGCATACTTATACTATACCAGGTACTTATCAGGTAAAACTTACCCCAAAAACTGTGAGTGGCACCTGTGATAATGCCTTGGTAAAAACGATTAAAATAAGGCCTATGCCCAAAGCGGAGTTTCAGGTGGGCAACCACCCGGCTGCTTCTCAAGCAATTAGTTTTACTAATAACAGCATTGTACAAAATGAAAGCAGTAAAACCAGTTACCTCTGGCTGTTTGATGATGGTACTTTTTCTATCAATAAAAATCCTTCGCATACCTATACCAAAGCAGGTGTGTACAATGTGAGCCTTACAGTAACAGATACAACTGGTGGCTGTTCTTCTTTCTTTTCCAAAAGTGTTACTGTAGGAGCAGTGCCAGAGGTAAACTTTGACCTTTCGCAAAAAGCCTGTACCAAAACCCCACTTACATTTGTGAATACAAGTAAAGTAGAAGACAATGTAGGGAGCGAGATAGTGAGCTATCAATGGAATTTTGGCGGGGCTGGTACCTCTACCGAAAAGACCCCCATAGTGACCTTTGATTTTGTGGCTACTTATGAGGTAAGTTTGACTGTCACAACCAATTTGGGAGTGAGCAACACTTTCAAAAAGAGCATTAGTTTTCAAGAGGGTTTGCAAAGCAGTATGCAAATGTCTACTACTACAGGTGATGCTCCTTTGTCGGTGAGTTTTACCAATCAAACCAGTGGGGCATTGAGCTATTTGTGGGATTTTGGGGATGGCAAAACCAGTACAGATGCCAACGCAGCGCATGTATACGATACGCCGGGTATTTATACTGTTACGTTTAGTGCCTATGGAGCAAATGGCTGTAGTATTCCTGTAACCAAACAAGTAATTGTGTCGGCATCCAATACTGTGACTGAAATTGCCTTGACCAACGTAAGGATACAAGATGATAACATATTTATAGAACTTACCAATAACGGCAACACCCCTATTATTTCGTCTAACTTACGGGTAGTACTCAACAACACCGATACACTTACTGGACAATGGAGTGGTGTTTTGA
Encoded here:
- the recQ gene encoding DNA helicase RecQ: MLVQESEKILKDYFGYSRFRPLQKEIISAILEGKDVFALMPTGGGKSLCYQVPALMFNGLCVVVSPLIALMKNQVAALAQYNIPAAYLNSTQSNEAQELIENKCFNKEIKLLYVSPEKLTSETFLNFLKIIQVSMFAIDEAHCISAWGHDFRPEYSKLSKIKEFFPTKPMVALTATADTITRQDIINQLQLTDYELFTASFDRPNIRMNVTTGFHRIERIIRFLNSRPNQTGLIYCLTRQETEEMSKKLQEAGFAARCYHAGLNSKERSQVQHGFLNDEVHIVCATVAFGMGIHKNNVRFVIHYNMPRNLESYYQEIGRAGRDQEISDVILFYSFKDVIHWRTLIAESKTNHELDNNQLKMAKLARMQQYAEASICRRRILLNYFGEAVHEDCGNCDVCRKPRSRFDATLLAKKALSACIRLKEAVQMPTLIDVLRGNKTALIAEQGYDEIKTFGSAANVSYPEWKDYLQQMINLGIFDIAYDDNFVLKRGALSAKVLYEDYIVELALPEFDFSRKGDQPRSKPEMLYEELFEKLRILRQEVATAHDIPAKEVFNDYTLSELAKGRPTTLVNMEMISGVTPPKAEQFGRDFLKLIREFLIEQYHNGEKVEGALYLITYKFYEQDLNPEDIAKEQNLPLTDIYEHLVQLYELGHEVELLKFISRQELDQILSTVRLKGSEVKPEEIIAHFEGEYDPFKLKIAWAVYQKMQEGE
- a CDS encoding DUF6056 family protein, producing MKLPHLPQHLSPKQKKNAHYWMHLLLFGSNLIGLSYIFLVAYYNRLALDDYCELYMYQRHGFFTAVKIWYNQWTISVALKPITVFFINASKYIHSLWVYIILLTTLFIWVFYRLINTIQQTLNLQKQPWFNLQLSIFIFWVLFNSFFNPSTYFWVTASVGYCFTLTCFLQIITFLLSPPKPKVLSYFFTGLSALFIGNGSINLAFTLLILLGLLMLFLLFEHPWQVNKKQLVKKVCFVLVICLTGITVTLLAPGVYARKAMFPEISIAEAFRRSLGAIQVLSALIQDKLKYFLILLLPMVYVGTLFRTPHTQNDAKVTGWFLLGLPLLLIIIWVATLPTIYAIGSIGPLRSLTHLSLYIVCYVVSFGFLIGYQTMFSKKLAFVLACSSFFYLCVIGLKKIKDDVPQVAQYAKSYDQRMAYIKKLKAQGHTQKVVLPPLAQPNYTIIATDELSQSSNYWVNSCLQNALELKFELTERQTKK
- the thrA gene encoding bifunctional aspartate kinase/homoserine dehydrogenase I; translated protein: MKVLKFGGTSVGSPESIKSVKDIVRQYQEGGQKIAVVVSALKGTTNALVEMGQKARLNDTTYQTILTNTENHHYDTIRTLIPVAVQSKLLSGVKVLFNEIGELLQGISLLRECSPRTLDMLLSFGERLSSLIVSEYLKIEGIQAVQVDARQLIETNDQYNKARVNTEATNQKIRHYFDALNGVAVVTGFIAATAQGDTTTLGRGGSDYTAAILGAALYAKEIEIWTDVDGMMTADPRVVKRAFSLEHLSYEEAMELSHFGAKIIYPPTLQPAISQNIPLRIKNTFNPDFAGTLIGQASAQGQFPVKGISSIAHIALLRVSGSGMVGVPGVSSRIFGALAQHQINIVLISQASSEHSICFAVAPEDAKEAKEVIEEAFSLEIQAKKVNKVSIEQDLSVVAIIGEHMRRMPGISGNLFTALGNNGINVVAIAQGSSELNVSTVIATKDLAKALNALHEAFFLSNTKTIHIFMLGAGLIGNTLLHQLHQQKEYLLQEQGININLVALANSKKMRFDENGLDISLSKDELLATGETSDTQAYINKMKALNLPNSIFVDCTAAHIAIDYYEDILKSSISIATPNKLANSADYLTYQRLKQAALLHGVKFLYETNVGAGLPVINTLNDLQNSGDKIHKIEGVLSGTLSYIFNNFDGSTPFSEIVKDAKNKGLTEPDPRDDLNGQDVARKILILAREVGWALEPDQVQVENILPQSCLDAASVEQFFDALEQANGVFQERVEQAAKEDKKLRLVAVLENGEAKVKLEAVDSTHPFYTLRGSDNMIAFTSQRYQSQPLVIRGPGAGADVTAAGVFAEIISVRHYLGQSSYKFNLSINKV
- a CDS encoding DUF7832 domain-containing protein: MAVNKESEELIYDRAKHHFMGKFPNILPIEQAYVHIGMFLGWILEHNMYSELFEDEAGHQIIRFKEREITASILSAMWDGYLGEDLFNNEGNEFSKSYYQSGEYKKDYEELLASSLPSFYHVEDTWENYHKIAERITERYDRWKSSPKT
- a CDS encoding heme exporter protein CcmB, which codes for MLLREIQILVKKEALLEWRERYALNGLLLYIVSTVMITYLSFNLKQAVLSPPTWNTLFWIILLFTAINAVAKSFMQERQGRLLYYYTLVSPQGIILSKIIYNSLLMLVIALIGFATYALVLGNPVQDTGLFIFNMLLGGIGFSSTLTMVSSIAAKANNNATLMAILSFPVILPMLLMLIKTSKNAMDGLARSASFDEILTLIAINMIVATVSFILFPYLWRG